A region from the Biomphalaria glabrata chromosome 14, xgBioGlab47.1, whole genome shotgun sequence genome encodes:
- the LOC106061404 gene encoding uncharacterized protein LOC106061404 isoform X2: protein MKVLLFCVYLCSADISVAQVIEMCRPAQENKAYNFDFIVQPSLFDLSEFQIMKDDVVVSIGDTDLHFIDYFKSTVQTGVFRGIDRTLSVKLTIHNVTRRDQGTWSTSYLHNGRMHLSQELNCYLKTFVIPKTVSCKNYVHGGRLDIQCIALGIFPEGICVVRLSNNRGSIKQQTTTEYRHEMMLEGNDSYFRSACLLSIDLSTFTQKDLDIDITMYPNVTNTLEDSNYGAVKSLHYKLINVEASIPRDCLELPINATHVLCAYGEIINTAPEEADVTVKQDLPLDNSVTDIITSTLISEGVIGSCEIHTDEDVFVTCTVKHKINQNVASQLMIQNGMVVEFLTAEETSTFLNSDSIADDQNIYQTYYIYRLPQDLLNSDLTTLTVSLTTAEDWKTFMKNITLVHKSEKTTYQSHDSINLITFSSIIIVLSCLIGCSVFVFCKTFRKLNDDKDTQLYDEIVDI from the exons ATGAAAGTGCTTCTGTTTTGTGTCTACTTATGCAGCGCAGATATTTCTGTGGCTCAAG TTATTGAAATGTGTAGACCTGCCCAAGAAAACAAAGCATACAACTTTGACTTCATAGTACAACCAAGCTTGTTTGACCTGTCAGAGTTTCAAATCATGAAAGATGACGTGGTTGTGTCCATTGGCGATACAGACTTACACTTCATAGACTATTTTAAATCTACTGTCCAGACTGGTGTGTTCAGAGGAATTGACAGAACACTCTCTGTTAAACTCACAATTCACAATGTCACACGGCGCGATCAAGGAACCTGGAGCACGAGCTATTTGCATAATGGTAGAATGCACCTATCCCAAGAACTTAACTGTTACCTCAAAACTTTTG TGATACCGAAAACTGTGTCGTGTAAGAATTATGTCCATGGAGGAAGACTAGACATACAGTGCATCGCTTTGGGAATATTTCCAGAAGGTATTTGCGTGGTTCGGCTCTCAAACAATAGG GGTTCAATAAAGCAGCAAACAACGACCGAGTACAGACACGAGATGATGTTGGAAGGAAACGACTCGTATTTCCGCTCAGCTTGTCTCCTATCTATAGACCTATCCACTTTTACTCAAAAGGACTTGGACATCGACATCACAATGTATCCTAACGTTACTAATACATTGGAAGACTCGAACTATGGAGCAGTCAAGTCATTGCACTACAAACTAATAA ATGTAGAGGCTTCCATTCCAAGAGACTGTCTAGAGCTACCAATAAATGCAACTCACGTGTTATGTGCCTATGGAGAGATAATTAATACCGCACCTGAAGAAGCAGACGTGACGGTGAAACAGGATCTTCCATTGGATAACTCAGTGACAGATATTATAACTTCGACTTTAATATCGGAAG GTGTCATAGGGAGTTGTGAGATCCATACCGATGAGGACGTTTTCGTTACATGTACtgtaaaacacaaaattaatcAAAATGTAGCAAGCCAGCTAATGATCCAGAATGGAATG GTTGTAGAATTTTTAACAGCTGAAGAAACATCAACATTCTTAAATTCAGATTCGATTGCAGACGACCAAAATATCTACCAGACTTATTATATATATCGCTTACCCCAGGATCTTCTGAATTCAGACCTTACAACTTTAACTGTTAGTCTAACGACTGCGGAAGACTGGAAAACGTTTATGAAGAATATTACATTAGTTCACAAGTCAG AAAAAACAACTTATCAGTCACATGACTCAATCAATCTGATAACTTTTTCAAGcataataattgttttaagttgtCTTATTGGATGTAGTGTATTCG TTTTCTGTAAAACGTTTCGTAAATTAAACGATGACAAAGACACTCAATTATATGACGAAATAGTCGacatatga
- the LOC106061404 gene encoding uncharacterized protein LOC106061404 isoform X1 encodes MKVLLFCVYLCSADISVAQVIEMCRPAQENKAYNFDFIVQPSLFDLSEFQIMKDDVVVSIGDTDLHFIDYFKSTVQTGVFRGIDRTLSVKLTIHNVTRRDQGTWSTSYLHNGRMHLSQELNCYLKTFVIPKTVSCKNYVHGGRLDIQCIALGIFPEGICVVRLSNNRGSIKQQTTTEYRHEMMLEGNDSYFRSACLLSIDLSTFTQKDLDIDITMYPNVTNTLEDSNYGAVKSLHYKLITLQKMLPHYTVDVEASIPRDCLELPINATHVLCAYGEIINTAPEEADVTVKQDLPLDNSVTDIITSTLISEGVIGSCEIHTDEDVFVTCTVKHKINQNVASQLMIQNGMVVEFLTAEETSTFLNSDSIADDQNIYQTYYIYRLPQDLLNSDLTTLTVSLTTAEDWKTFMKNITLVHKSEKTTYQSHDSINLITFSSIIIVLSCLIGCSVFVFCKTFRKLNDDKDTQLYDEIVDI; translated from the exons ATGAAAGTGCTTCTGTTTTGTGTCTACTTATGCAGCGCAGATATTTCTGTGGCTCAAG TTATTGAAATGTGTAGACCTGCCCAAGAAAACAAAGCATACAACTTTGACTTCATAGTACAACCAAGCTTGTTTGACCTGTCAGAGTTTCAAATCATGAAAGATGACGTGGTTGTGTCCATTGGCGATACAGACTTACACTTCATAGACTATTTTAAATCTACTGTCCAGACTGGTGTGTTCAGAGGAATTGACAGAACACTCTCTGTTAAACTCACAATTCACAATGTCACACGGCGCGATCAAGGAACCTGGAGCACGAGCTATTTGCATAATGGTAGAATGCACCTATCCCAAGAACTTAACTGTTACCTCAAAACTTTTG TGATACCGAAAACTGTGTCGTGTAAGAATTATGTCCATGGAGGAAGACTAGACATACAGTGCATCGCTTTGGGAATATTTCCAGAAGGTATTTGCGTGGTTCGGCTCTCAAACAATAGG GGTTCAATAAAGCAGCAAACAACGACCGAGTACAGACACGAGATGATGTTGGAAGGAAACGACTCGTATTTCCGCTCAGCTTGTCTCCTATCTATAGACCTATCCACTTTTACTCAAAAGGACTTGGACATCGACATCACAATGTATCCTAACGTTACTAATACATTGGAAGACTCGAACTATGGAGCAGTCAAGTCATTGCACTACAAACTAATAA CGCTACAAAAAATGCTACCACATTATACTGTAGATGTAGAGGCTTCCATTCCAAGAGACTGTCTAGAGCTACCAATAAATGCAACTCACGTGTTATGTGCCTATGGAGAGATAATTAATACCGCACCTGAAGAAGCAGACGTGACGGTGAAACAGGATCTTCCATTGGATAACTCAGTGACAGATATTATAACTTCGACTTTAATATCGGAAG GTGTCATAGGGAGTTGTGAGATCCATACCGATGAGGACGTTTTCGTTACATGTACtgtaaaacacaaaattaatcAAAATGTAGCAAGCCAGCTAATGATCCAGAATGGAATG GTTGTAGAATTTTTAACAGCTGAAGAAACATCAACATTCTTAAATTCAGATTCGATTGCAGACGACCAAAATATCTACCAGACTTATTATATATATCGCTTACCCCAGGATCTTCTGAATTCAGACCTTACAACTTTAACTGTTAGTCTAACGACTGCGGAAGACTGGAAAACGTTTATGAAGAATATTACATTAGTTCACAAGTCAG AAAAAACAACTTATCAGTCACATGACTCAATCAATCTGATAACTTTTTCAAGcataataattgttttaagttgtCTTATTGGATGTAGTGTATTCG TTTTCTGTAAAACGTTTCGTAAATTAAACGATGACAAAGACACTCAATTATATGACGAAATAGTCGacatatga